GCAGGAACGTGGCGCGGCGCAGCAGCGGCTCGACCAGACTCACCCGCAGATCCGGGCGCGCGATCGCCAACGCCAACCCGGGCAGACCCGCGCCGCTGCCGATGTCGACCACGCGCTCACCGGGATCGACCAACTCCCCGAGCACCGCGCAGTTGAGCAGATGCCGCTCCCACAGCCGGTCCACCTCCCGGGGGCCCAACAGCCCGCGCTCCACCCCGGGGCCCGCCAACAGCGTGGCGTAGCGCCGCGCCGTCTCAAGCCCCGCGCCGAAGACGTCAGCGGCGCCGTCGGGGACGTCGGCCGACCCGGCCCGTTTCACGTGAAACATCCCCTCTTGAGAACTACACCGATGTAACTCCAGCGGGTCAGTCCGGCAGCACCACCACGCGCCGCGCCGGCTCCACGCCCTCGCTCTCGCTGTGCACCCCGTCGACCGCGGCGACCGCGTCGTGGACGATCTTGCGTTCGAACGGCGTCATCGGCGCCAGCTCCTCACGCTCCCCGGTCTCGGCCACCCGCCGGGCCACCGTGTCGCCGAGCCCGGCGAGCTCGGTGCGCCGGTCCCGGCGCCACCCGGCGATGTCGAGCATCAGCCGGCTGCGCTCCCCGGTCTTCTGGTGCACCGCCAGCCGGGTCAGCTCCTGCAGCGCGTCGAGCACCTCGCCGGTGCGCCCGACCAGCTTGGTCAGGTCCTCGCCGCCGTCGATGCTCACCACCGCCCGGTTGCCCTCCACGTCCAGATCGATGTCGCCGTCGAAGTCGAGCAGATCGAGCAACTCCTCGAGGTAGTCCCCGGCGATCTCTCCCTCGACGACGAGCCGGTCCTCGCCCTCGCCGCTCTCCTCGACCCCGTCGGTCGGCGCCGTGGTGGCCTCGTCGGTGGCCCCGTCGGCCGCGGTCGCATC
This sequence is a window from Mycolicibacillus parakoreensis. Protein-coding genes within it:
- a CDS encoding Jag family protein; translation: MTDATAADGATDEATTAPTDGVEESGEGEDRLVVEGEIAGDYLEELLDLLDFDGDIDLDVEGNRAVVSIDGGEDLTKLVGRTGEVLDALQELTRLAVHQKTGERSRLMLDIAGWRRDRRTELAGLGDTVARRVAETGEREELAPMTPFERKIVHDAVAAVDGVHSESEGVEPARRVVVLPD